The following coding sequences are from one Saprospiraceae bacterium window:
- a CDS encoding BamA/TamA family outer membrane protein, which produces MMCKCKYLLAFLLTCIHLNLFAQPLVLEQHVRDQNKVSLSKIYLVYSDSVQLVQSLQSKYLQLLKEGYLSTGMDLSWKTKDTAVVLYSLGSKVQNIKFVVHATDSSTQFPELNSNHHPIDVQKVEYEILSYIKRNSEVGYPFSVIRTNTLMLSNDSLQMEIFIDKGKKVNFSRLYQKPKELLREKYLNYELDFHYQSIFDQSKLSQMEKKIRRLPYLDLDHSPRLLFFGSQAQVWLYLKKKPSNKLNVLLGLVRINSQSTQKYKLAGEAEVDLWNSLKLGEEIYLKYENLDPATSQFYSFFDFPYIQILPIGIAYYFKMIKNQENFLSLEHDGRVQHKFTGDLLLGMNYKFLQSFIIQADSSSIIQSGRLPDQLDFVQRLGGFFAKQNLLDDIRYPGEGWKWNFGLQLGRKNYKLPLALNKYLEENVQLMHELDSLQQNKWNIVADISGEYFHPLYKIFVSRSAIKVKYHYSAQNLRSNELYREGGFNSIRGFNQGELWLQNYAWLSQEIRFKLDRKSFLQWFVDYMFAQTPLQESLISRNYFGTGIGMQFGTKVGDFTFQFAWGKSGSQPLQWDAIKVHFGYSNFF; this is translated from the coding sequence ATGATGTGCAAATGTAAGTATTTACTTGCGTTTCTTCTGACGTGTATTCATCTCAATCTGTTTGCACAGCCATTGGTTTTGGAACAGCATGTCCGAGATCAAAATAAAGTAAGTTTGTCCAAAATTTATTTGGTATATTCAGATAGCGTTCAATTGGTTCAATCATTGCAATCTAAATATCTACAATTGTTGAAGGAAGGTTACTTGTCAACAGGGATGGATCTCAGTTGGAAGACAAAGGATACAGCTGTAGTACTTTATTCTCTGGGTAGCAAGGTGCAGAATATAAAATTTGTAGTGCATGCAACGGATAGTTCAACACAATTTCCAGAATTAAACTCAAATCATCATCCGATTGATGTACAAAAAGTAGAGTATGAAATTTTATCATATATCAAGCGGAATTCAGAAGTAGGTTACCCGTTCAGTGTAATCAGGACAAATACTCTGATGTTGTCAAATGATTCTCTGCAGATGGAGATATTTATAGACAAAGGCAAAAAAGTAAATTTCAGTAGATTGTACCAGAAACCAAAAGAATTATTGCGAGAGAAATATTTAAACTACGAATTGGACTTTCATTATCAATCCATTTTTGATCAATCTAAATTGTCACAAATGGAGAAGAAAATTCGCCGATTACCATATCTGGATTTAGATCATTCTCCCCGTTTATTATTTTTTGGAAGTCAGGCACAGGTCTGGTTATATTTGAAGAAAAAACCTTCAAATAAATTGAATGTCCTCCTTGGATTAGTCAGGATAAATTCTCAATCGACTCAGAAATATAAATTGGCAGGAGAGGCAGAAGTTGATTTATGGAATTCATTGAAACTTGGTGAAGAAATTTATCTCAAATATGAGAATCTCGATCCTGCAACCAGTCAGTTTTATAGCTTTTTTGATTTTCCTTATATTCAAATACTACCAATTGGAATTGCGTATTATTTCAAAATGATAAAAAATCAGGAAAATTTCTTGTCCCTTGAACATGATGGCCGTGTTCAACATAAATTCACAGGGGATTTATTGCTCGGGATGAATTATAAATTTTTACAATCATTCATCATCCAGGCAGATAGTAGCTCAATCATTCAATCTGGGAGACTGCCGGATCAACTGGACTTTGTACAGAGATTAGGAGGATTTTTTGCTAAACAGAATTTATTAGACGACATCAGATATCCAGGAGAAGGATGGAAATGGAATTTTGGATTGCAATTGGGAAGAAAAAATTATAAGCTACCACTCGCCCTGAATAAATATCTGGAAGAAAATGTACAGTTAATGCATGAATTGGATAGCCTGCAGCAAAACAAATGGAACATTGTAGCTGATATTTCGGGTGAATATTTTCATCCCTTGTATAAAATTTTCGTTTCCAGATCAGCGATCAAAGTCAAATACCATTATTCAGCTCAAAACCTGAGATCTAATGAGCTATACCGCGAGGGCGGCTTCAATTCCATCAGAGGTTTTAATCAGGGAGAATTGTGGCTGCAAAATTATGCATGGTTGTCCCAGGAAATCCGATTCAAACTGGACAGAAAAAGTTTTTTACAATGGTTTGTTGATTATATGTTCGCACAAACTCCATTACAAGAATCTTTGATCTCAAGGAATTACTTTGGTACAGGCATTGGTATGCAATTCGGGACAAAGGTTGGCGATTTTACATTTCAATTTGCCTGGGGAAAGTCAGGATCTCAGCCTTTGCAGTGGGATGCGATAAAAGTACATTTCGGATATTCAAATTTTTTTTAG
- the hemW gene encoding radical SAM family heme chaperone HemW, with protein sequence MIEAGLYLHIPFCRRKCNYCNFHFSTNLSYRKRMIDCITKEIQNCLSNRDQIAFRTIYFGGGTPSILDEFELNSLLDKISQYVNWSDVQEFTFEANPDDIYGNKLKLWRQLGVNRLSIGVQSFVQEELVWMNRIHDSNQARTAILQAQDQGIDNLSIDLIYGLIHAQPSSLAYNLSIMNDLSVPHFSAYALTIEENTKLAYDIKKGQSLPPDENFQINQFDEILDFCFENHFEDYEISNYAKKGFRSLHNSNYWNGSMYFGFGPSAHSFVDGIRYESLKNNALYMNAVESGLDTRQAEEMTDDTRWNEHIMLRLRTKDGLNTEPLNGSPHYGSLLNNLNQLVDDGYLLREGEVFRFTRKGKYIADHLVSELFV encoded by the coding sequence ATGATTGAAGCGGGGCTTTATCTGCATATACCATTTTGTCGTCGTAAATGTAATTATTGCAATTTTCATTTTTCTACAAATCTGTCTTACCGCAAAAGAATGATAGATTGTATAACGAAAGAAATTCAAAATTGCTTATCCAACCGCGATCAAATTGCATTCCGGACTATTTATTTTGGTGGAGGCACTCCCTCGATTCTTGACGAATTTGAACTGAATTCATTACTGGACAAGATTTCACAATATGTAAACTGGTCCGATGTACAGGAGTTTACATTTGAAGCAAATCCGGACGACATCTATGGCAATAAACTTAAACTCTGGAGACAGCTAGGAGTCAATCGACTCAGCATCGGTGTACAGTCTTTTGTGCAGGAAGAGTTAGTTTGGATGAACAGAATACATGATTCAAATCAAGCTCGGACAGCTATATTACAAGCTCAAGACCAGGGAATTGATAATTTGAGCATTGATTTGATTTATGGATTGATCCACGCTCAGCCTTCTTCTTTAGCTTACAATTTGTCCATCATGAATGATTTATCAGTTCCACATTTTTCGGCTTATGCATTGACTATTGAGGAGAATACGAAACTGGCTTATGATATTAAGAAGGGACAATCTTTACCACCGGATGAGAATTTTCAAATCAATCAATTTGATGAAATTCTTGATTTCTGTTTTGAAAACCATTTTGAGGATTACGAAATTTCCAATTACGCAAAAAAAGGATTTCGATCATTACATAATTCGAATTATTGGAATGGGAGTATGTATTTTGGATTTGGCCCATCTGCACATTCTTTTGTAGATGGAATACGATACGAATCTCTCAAAAATAACGCATTGTACATGAATGCTGTCGAATCCGGTTTGGATACCAGGCAAGCTGAAGAAATGACAGATGACACCAGGTGGAATGAACACATTATGTTGCGATTGAGAACGAAAGATGGATTGAACACTGAGCCACTGAATGGAAGTCCTCATTATGGCTCTCTCCTCAATAATCTCAATCAATTGGTTGATGACGGCTATTTACTTCGTGAGGGAGAGGTATTTAGGTTTACCCGCAAAGGAAAATATATTGCTGATCATCTGGTATCAGAACTTTTTGTGTAA
- a CDS encoding SPFH domain-containing protein, translating into MKEKIFKAINGWLVLFLVFALLAAGFIFQNPILWVILGVTASIITLGFTIISPNNAVVMTLFGKYVGSIKEDGFFWTNPFFFKKRLTLRANNFDSERLKVNDKRGNPIQISVILVWRVRDTFKAAFEVTDFMSFVRVQTDAAVRKLAGIYPYDHIDDNDEITLRSGHQEINEQLEKELQERLNIAGIEVLEARIGYLAYAPEIAAVMLKRQQAEAIVAARYKIVEGALGMVDGALTQLDNKKLASWNDKEKVNLISNLMVVLCSDKEAVPTIEMSANER; encoded by the coding sequence ATGAAAGAAAAAATTTTCAAAGCAATCAACGGTTGGCTTGTGCTATTCTTAGTTTTCGCCTTGTTGGCGGCAGGCTTTATTTTTCAAAACCCTATTCTATGGGTTATTTTAGGTGTAACTGCGAGTATTATCACGCTTGGATTTACTATAATCTCTCCAAACAATGCGGTCGTCATGACCTTATTTGGAAAGTATGTGGGATCTATCAAAGAAGACGGCTTCTTTTGGACAAATCCATTTTTCTTCAAGAAAAGACTAACACTTCGTGCCAATAACTTTGATAGCGAAAGGTTGAAGGTCAATGACAAAAGAGGTAACCCGATCCAAATCAGTGTCATTTTGGTGTGGAGAGTACGTGATACGTTCAAAGCAGCTTTTGAAGTAACAGACTTTATGTCTTTCGTCAGGGTGCAAACAGATGCTGCAGTAAGAAAGCTTGCTGGTATTTATCCTTACGATCATATTGATGATAATGACGAAATCACGCTTAGGTCGGGACACCAGGAGATCAATGAACAGCTTGAAAAAGAACTTCAAGAGCGCCTGAATATTGCAGGTATTGAAGTTTTGGAAGCTCGTATAGGCTATCTCGCTTATGCTCCGGAAATAGCTGCCGTTATGCTCAAAAGGCAGCAAGCTGAAGCTATCGTCGCTGCCAGGTACAAAATTGTTGAAGGTGCACTGGGAATGGTAGATGGTGCCTTGACTCAATTGGACAATAAAAAATTAGCCAGTTGGAATGATAAAGAGAAAGTAAACCTCATCAGCAATCTCATGGTGGTTTTGTGTTCCGACAAAGAGGCTGTACCAACTATTGAAATGTCTGCAAATGAGCGATAA
- a CDS encoding MFS transporter, translated as MLQRTIGIYKDSFGGLQSTVWLLSALQLINRSGTMVLPFMSMYMTQKLGATLSQAGVVLMCFGLGAIVGSFAGGKLTDNIGHRKVMIGSLFAGGIFFIFLGYLKNYQLICLFSFLLSAINEAFRPANMAAIGSYSDETNRTRSSSLVRLSVNLGWAVGASIGGWIAAHNYQWLFWVDGTTNLVAAGFAMIFLPKGTEEGKRQKKSDETGLVNSVWKDSDYLIFVLLKFLYAICFFQLFSTLPVFLKTIYVLGEHQIGWVMALNGLLIAIFEMVIVFKLSQKNNYQAYIFIGTILMGISFIILNFVFTNLFAMALISSIIITAAEILTMPFMMGYMLNRAHPSNLGQYASLYVLAFAGANVVGPLTGSMIADHYGFNFLWWCVCGLCILTAFGYVLLFKRTSQKVVTSQNID; from the coding sequence ATGCTCCAACGCACAATTGGTATATACAAGGATTCTTTTGGTGGGTTGCAATCCACCGTGTGGTTGCTCTCTGCGCTGCAATTGATCAATCGCAGTGGGACCATGGTATTGCCTTTTATGTCCATGTACATGACCCAAAAGTTGGGTGCGACACTATCTCAGGCAGGAGTTGTTTTGATGTGTTTTGGACTGGGTGCAATCGTGGGCTCTTTTGCAGGTGGAAAATTAACAGACAATATCGGACACCGCAAAGTGATGATCGGATCACTTTTTGCCGGAGGCATCTTTTTCATCTTCCTAGGTTATTTAAAAAACTACCAGTTGATCTGCCTGTTTTCCTTCCTATTATCTGCAATCAATGAAGCATTCCGACCGGCAAATATGGCAGCCATAGGATCGTACAGTGACGAGACCAATCGCACACGGTCTTCATCATTGGTCCGTCTCTCCGTCAATCTGGGATGGGCAGTAGGTGCCAGCATCGGAGGATGGATTGCAGCCCACAATTATCAATGGTTGTTTTGGGTAGATGGCACAACGAATCTGGTCGCAGCCGGTTTTGCCATGATTTTTTTACCAAAGGGAACAGAAGAAGGAAAGCGACAAAAAAAATCTGATGAAACAGGATTGGTGAATTCAGTTTGGAAAGACTCTGACTACCTGATATTTGTGCTATTGAAGTTTTTGTATGCAATTTGTTTTTTTCAATTATTCAGTACACTTCCGGTTTTTTTAAAAACAATTTATGTATTAGGAGAACATCAAATTGGTTGGGTGATGGCACTCAACGGACTATTGATAGCTATATTTGAAATGGTCATCGTATTTAAGCTTTCTCAAAAAAACAATTATCAAGCTTATATTTTTATAGGCACCATTCTGATGGGAATTTCATTCATCATATTGAATTTTGTGTTTACAAATTTATTTGCTATGGCATTGATTTCGTCGATCATCATTACAGCTGCAGAAATCCTGACGATGCCATTTATGATGGGTTATATGCTCAATCGCGCTCACCCAAGCAATCTGGGGCAGTATGCCTCACTGTACGTACTCGCATTCGCAGGTGCCAATGTGGTTGGACCATTGACAGGTTCTATGATCGCAGATCACTATGGCTTCAATTTTTTGTGGTGGTGTGTGTGTGGATTATGTATTCTCACAGCATTTGGTTATGTCCTACTATTCAAACGCACATCACAGAAAGTGGTGACATCTCAGAATATCGATTAA
- a CDS encoding outer membrane beta-barrel protein has translation MKKIVFLFFLALLVNQTSQAQKVYAWMDAGLKGGYGLTGLLNSNLFDDKDYEHHLNGGYSIGGKVGLFFGLYNGITIDALYSGFNQKFDYLKSNTRYDHKISWNNIDLALLYRMQKDGVYVELGPQYSLVQKVKNNDPNDPNTDVTDYYNKNYLSGVFGIGGYLFNYETFTTMIGLRMGYGFGDMINADGKAAKYPTPNQVAQYSSKSTNAAFVQIMMEANFALGFYGKSSCSKRATIFSF, from the coding sequence ATGAAAAAAATTGTATTTCTATTTTTTCTTGCATTATTAGTCAATCAAACTTCCCAAGCGCAGAAAGTTTACGCATGGATGGACGCAGGTCTCAAGGGAGGTTATGGTTTGACCGGCTTATTGAACTCAAATCTTTTTGATGACAAAGACTACGAACATCACTTGAATGGAGGCTATTCTATAGGAGGGAAGGTAGGTTTGTTCTTTGGTTTGTACAATGGTATTACTATTGATGCATTATATTCAGGATTTAACCAAAAGTTTGATTACCTGAAATCAAATACCAGATACGATCACAAAATTTCCTGGAATAATATAGACCTCGCTTTGCTCTACAGAATGCAAAAAGATGGTGTTTATGTAGAGTTAGGTCCGCAGTACTCTTTGGTCCAGAAAGTTAAAAATAATGATCCCAACGATCCTAATACCGATGTGACAGACTATTACAACAAAAACTATCTATCCGGAGTATTTGGCATAGGAGGATATTTGTTCAACTATGAAACTTTCACTACTATGATTGGATTGCGCATGGGCTATGGATTTGGAGATATGATTAATGCTGATGGAAAAGCAGCTAAATATCCGACACCAAATCAGGTAGCACAATATTCATCTAAATCGACAAATGCGGCTTTCGTTCAAATCATGATGGAAGCGAATTTTGCCTTGGGTTTCTATGGAAAATCTTCTTGTAGCAAGAGAGCTACGATTTTCAGTTTCTAA
- a CDS encoding proline dehydrogenase family protein → MNKPSLVKMGSFFGNLLANLPFHIGDQIIKETIFKQFCGGTSLLECQKVIDKLYSKKTLTILDYGVEAKETEEDFKHTLDENLNAIEFAYSSSNVPVISTKLTGYIPFSVLEKIHAGAELDNYSKVCFERLEERFELLCEKAYELGVSIFVDAEESWIQNPIDQLVMRCMVKYNKEKPILYNTYQMYRKGRLDAMKEDFESAKKQNFIFGAKIVRGAYMEKERQRASQLQIEDPIQVNKEATDNQYNDAIRFCVQFPEQISLVNSSHNWESNALQVELMKQNNIPVDHPHMNFCQLYGMSDNLTFNLAAHDYIVAKYVPYGPIKDVIPYLIRRAQENSSVTGDMSRELKLLDSEMKRRGLIK, encoded by the coding sequence ATGAACAAACCGAGTTTGGTAAAAATGGGAAGTTTTTTTGGTAATCTATTAGCCAATCTGCCTTTTCATATCGGAGACCAGATCATTAAAGAAACAATTTTTAAGCAGTTTTGTGGTGGTACCAGCCTTCTGGAATGTCAAAAGGTGATCGACAAACTGTATTCAAAAAAAACGCTGACTATACTTGATTATGGTGTTGAAGCAAAGGAGACTGAAGAAGATTTCAAACACACCTTAGATGAAAATCTAAACGCAATAGAATTTGCATATTCAAGTTCAAATGTTCCTGTGATTTCAACAAAACTGACGGGATATATTCCATTTTCTGTGTTGGAAAAAATTCATGCCGGAGCTGAGTTAGACAACTATAGTAAAGTGTGTTTTGAGAGATTGGAAGAGCGCTTCGAATTATTATGCGAGAAAGCTTATGAGCTCGGTGTTTCCATATTTGTAGATGCAGAAGAAAGCTGGATACAAAATCCTATCGACCAGCTGGTTATGAGATGTATGGTAAAGTACAATAAAGAAAAACCAATTTTGTACAATACTTACCAGATGTATAGAAAGGGTAGGCTTGATGCAATGAAGGAAGATTTTGAATCTGCGAAAAAACAGAATTTTATTTTCGGTGCTAAAATTGTCAGAGGAGCCTATATGGAGAAAGAAAGACAGCGTGCCTCACAACTCCAGATAGAAGATCCAATCCAGGTAAATAAGGAAGCTACCGACAATCAGTATAACGATGCGATAAGATTTTGTGTGCAGTTTCCGGAACAGATTTCTCTGGTCAATTCTTCGCACAATTGGGAAAGCAATGCTCTGCAGGTAGAATTAATGAAGCAGAACAATATTCCTGTAGACCATCCTCATATGAATTTCTGCCAGCTGTACGGCATGAGCGACAATCTCACATTCAATTTAGCTGCACATGATTATATTGTGGCCAAATATGTTCCTTATGGCCCCATAAAAGATGTCATCCCTTATCTCATACGTCGTGCTCAGGAGAATAGCAGTGTGACCGGTGACATGAGCAGGGAATTAAAATTACTGGACAGCGAAATGAAAAGAAGAGGGCTCATCAAATAA
- a CDS encoding shikimate dehydrogenase: MQQTFGLIGKSLSHSFSQKYFNDFFEKEGLHDHKYFNFPIEDESGLEAFLSEYDHLKGFNVTIPYKTAILPFLASLTPEAQEIGAINAVKNVDGKWKGHNTDGPAFLDSLSDFLPQDFMDSALVLGQGGASRAVQWALAQRGIPFLVVNRASPDTALQLDPFFLNRFKLIVNTTPLGMYPHTQTAALLPYELLDKTFYFYDLVYNPEKTLFLSLGSLHQVHIKNGLDMLWRQAALSWKFWTKL, encoded by the coding sequence ATGCAGCAGACCTTTGGATTAATAGGCAAATCTTTATCACATTCTTTTTCACAAAAATATTTCAATGATTTTTTTGAAAAAGAAGGGCTGCACGATCACAAATATTTCAATTTTCCTATTGAAGATGAATCCGGATTGGAAGCTTTTCTGTCGGAATACGATCACCTGAAAGGTTTCAATGTTACCATACCGTACAAGACAGCAATTTTGCCTTTTCTGGCCTCGCTGACACCGGAAGCTCAAGAAATCGGGGCCATCAATGCTGTGAAAAATGTGGACGGCAAATGGAAAGGTCACAATACAGACGGACCGGCCTTTTTAGACAGCCTGAGCGATTTTCTACCTCAGGATTTTATGGATTCGGCACTCGTTCTGGGACAGGGTGGTGCTTCGAGAGCAGTACAATGGGCGCTGGCGCAGCGTGGTATCCCTTTTCTGGTGGTCAATCGCGCATCTCCTGACACTGCGCTACAATTGGATCCTTTCTTTCTGAACAGATTCAAACTGATCGTCAACACCACACCGCTGGGGATGTATCCACATACTCAGACCGCAGCATTGTTGCCGTATGAGCTTTTGGATAAAACATTCTATTTCTATGATCTGGTGTACAATCCCGAAAAAACATTATTTTTGAGCTTAGGATCTTTACATCAAGTCCACATCAAAAATGGCCTGGACATGTTATGGAGACAGGCTGCATTGTCGTGGAAATTTTGGACGAAGCTTTAA
- a CDS encoding M23 family metallopeptidase, producing MSSKWSSLKNKLRTHLEKSFLLILRDEETFEETASYKLTLLNIYILGSSILLVVGILLWLLIVFTPLRKYIPGYGDVSYQPEYTKLQKKLTEVEEQLKAQEVYIEGIQRVLTGNPQTSKDITKDVKLVQESAQPVKRIREDSLLRNEFESQPLKKVNTISGTYSGAKATIRQIDLADIKFFPPLSGPQGARYGPDKDHLGVDIIAPANSPIKAVLAGTVLQSDWTLENGHMISIQHDFNLVSIYKHNSALLKKTGAQVKAGEVIAIIGNTGTLTNGPHLHFELWQNGRPINPALVFKFD from the coding sequence ATGTCTTCCAAATGGTCTTCTCTAAAAAATAAACTTCGGACCCACCTGGAAAAAAGTTTCCTTCTCATCCTGAGAGATGAGGAGACTTTTGAAGAAACTGCTTCATATAAACTGACCCTCCTGAATATCTATATTCTGGGGAGTTCGATACTGCTCGTCGTAGGGATTCTCTTGTGGCTACTCATCGTGTTCACCCCCCTGAGAAAATATATTCCGGGATATGGAGATGTAAGCTACCAACCGGAATACACCAAACTGCAAAAAAAGCTGACAGAAGTTGAAGAGCAGTTGAAAGCACAGGAAGTCTATATTGAGGGTATCCAAAGAGTTCTTACCGGCAACCCACAGACCTCCAAGGACATCACCAAAGATGTAAAGTTGGTTCAGGAATCTGCACAACCCGTCAAAAGAATCAGAGAAGACTCCTTACTGCGCAATGAGTTTGAAAGCCAACCCTTGAAAAAGGTCAACACCATAAGTGGTACTTATTCCGGCGCGAAAGCAACGATCCGTCAGATCGATCTGGCCGATATTAAGTTTTTTCCTCCGCTAAGTGGCCCTCAAGGAGCCAGATATGGCCCTGACAAAGACCACCTTGGAGTCGATATTATCGCGCCTGCAAACTCCCCTATCAAAGCGGTACTGGCAGGAACCGTACTGCAATCTGACTGGACACTGGAAAATGGTCATATGATCTCCATCCAGCATGATTTCAATCTGGTATCCATCTACAAGCACAACTCCGCCCTGCTCAAGAAAACAGGCGCTCAAGTGAAAGCAGGCGAGGTGATCGCCATCATAGGCAATACGGGTACGCTTACCAACGGTCCTCATCTTCACTTCGAGCTGTGGCAAAACGGGAGGCCCATTAATCCGGCACTCGTATTCAAATTTGATTGA
- a CDS encoding amino acid permease, whose protein sequence is MKRLFRKKDFHKIHDDDPHAPAVKLNKILKVRDITALGIAAIIGAGIFSTIGTASADGGPGVIFLFLFTAITCSFAAFCYAEFASRYPVSGSAYSYAYASFGELAAWIIGWALIMEYAIGNITVAISWSDYLSGLLESMGIRLPLWMQMDWVTARTMSQDAESLIRAGKTLDSLPTNMQQAYLAVQEAPHLFSTPVIMDIPALFIIILITWLVYRGMKESRNASNLMVIVKLAVVLFVIVVGAFYVNTANWSPFTPNGIGGILKGVSAVFFAYIGFDAISTTAEECENPQRDLPKGMMYAILICTVLYVLIALVLTGMVPYNELGVGDPLAFVFSKVNLGWISGIIAVSALFAMASVLLVFQLGQPRIWMAMSRDGLLPKKFAEVHPKYKTPGFATIVTGFVVAVPALFLNLTTVTDLCSIGTLFAFVLVCAGVLMLEENENVQRGKFRIPYFNGRIYMPLLAALAVLLLSWYGKDWLSSFVGNDPEIKSASELITDLNQGQLETFKNGLLTSDLEGMSKSGDDVVSYLETMPQDKYEQLLRSQNWSLDTIQKSGWQLFKHKIPMWIFIFTFALMTLLSVLYKYSMIPVLGVLSCLYMMAQIPLKNWIGFTVWLIIGLIIYFSYSIRNSKLNRVSA, encoded by the coding sequence ATGAAGAGATTATTCCGAAAAAAAGATTTCCACAAAATCCATGACGATGATCCGCATGCACCTGCGGTCAAACTGAACAAGATCCTCAAAGTAAGGGATATCACTGCTTTGGGTATCGCAGCAATCATTGGAGCCGGTATTTTTAGTACGATAGGTACTGCCAGTGCCGACGGTGGACCGGGGGTGATTTTTTTGTTTTTATTTACTGCCATCACCTGCAGTTTTGCTGCGTTCTGCTACGCGGAATTTGCCAGTAGATACCCTGTGTCAGGCAGCGCTTATTCCTATGCTTATGCCAGCTTCGGAGAGCTCGCTGCATGGATTATCGGCTGGGCTTTGATCATGGAGTATGCCATAGGCAATATCACTGTAGCCATCTCCTGGAGTGACTATTTGTCGGGACTGCTTGAGAGTATGGGCATTCGCTTACCTCTCTGGATGCAAATGGACTGGGTGACCGCCAGGACTATGTCTCAGGACGCTGAGTCGCTGATCCGAGCAGGCAAGACATTGGATAGTCTTCCAACCAATATGCAACAGGCATACCTGGCTGTTCAGGAAGCTCCACATCTGTTCTCAACCCCGGTCATCATGGATATTCCGGCATTATTTATCATCATCCTGATCACCTGGTTGGTGTACAGAGGCATGAAGGAATCCAGAAATGCCAGTAATCTTATGGTTATTGTAAAACTCGCCGTAGTGCTGTTTGTCATCGTGGTAGGTGCTTTTTATGTCAATACCGCAAACTGGTCCCCATTCACCCCCAATGGTATCGGAGGCATCCTCAAAGGAGTTTCGGCAGTTTTTTTTGCTTATATCGGCTTTGATGCGATATCCACTACAGCAGAAGAATGCGAAAATCCCCAGAGAGACCTGCCAAAGGGGATGATGTATGCTATATTGATCTGCACTGTACTCTATGTGCTCATCGCACTGGTGCTCACAGGGATGGTGCCTTACAATGAACTTGGGGTTGGTGATCCGCTTGCATTTGTGTTTAGTAAAGTAAATCTCGGTTGGATCAGCGGCATCATTGCCGTCAGTGCACTTTTTGCTATGGCCAGTGTGCTTTTGGTTTTTCAGTTAGGACAACCGCGCATTTGGATGGCAATGAGCAGAGATGGATTGTTGCCGAAGAAATTTGCAGAGGTCCATCCGAAATACAAGACTCCTGGTTTTGCTACTATTGTGACCGGATTCGTGGTCGCTGTTCCTGCACTTTTCCTCAATCTGACTACAGTGACTGACCTTTGTAGTATAGGTACCTTGTTTGCCTTTGTACTGGTGTGCGCAGGAGTTCTGATGCTGGAAGAAAACGAAAATGTCCAAAGGGGAAAATTCCGGATACCCTACTTCAACGGAAGAATCTACATGCCTCTACTCGCCGCTCTGGCAGTCCTGCTCTTATCTTGGTACGGCAAGGATTGGTTGAGCTCTTTTGTAGGCAATGATCCTGAAATCAAGTCAGCTTCTGAACTGATCACAGACCTGAATCAAGGCCAGTTGGAGACCTTCAAGAATGGCCTCTTGACTTCTGATTTAGAGGGCATGAGCAAGAGCGGAGATGACGTCGTTTCATACCTGGAAACGATGCCTCAAGACAAATACGAGCAGCTCCTGAGATCTCAAAACTGGTCCCTTGATACGATACAAAAATCAGGTTGGCAGTTGTTCAAACACAAGATTCCGATGTGGATCTTCATCTTTACATTTGCACTCATGACCTTGCTTTCAGTACTCTACAAGTACAGTATGATTCCCGTCCTCGGCGTATTGAGTTGCCTGTACATGATGGCACAGATTCCTTTGAAAAACTGGATTGGTTTCACAGTTTGGCTGATCATCGGCTTGATCATCTATTTCAGCTATAGCATCAGAAACAGCAAACTCAACAGGGTATCCGCCTGA